The Candidatus Nitrosopumilus sp. SW genomic sequence AACAATCTGGTCTTTGATTCTGAGAGTTTAAACCACATTTTAGAAGGAAAAAATGTATCAAATCAAGAAATTATTGAAATTTATCAAAATGCAGTAAAAGACCCAAACGAACTTTTCTCAACTGCACAAATTCTAAGAAAAAAATACAAAGGAAATGCAGTAACATTTTCAAAAAAAGCATTTTTCAATATTGTTAATCTCTGCAAAGATAGTTGTTCATATTGCACATACAAAGCAGAGCCGGGAGAAGAAAAACTATCATTAATGTCAAAACAACAAATAACAGAATTATTAGAACTTGCAAAAAAATACAGATGTGTTGAGGCATTATTTGTAACAGGAGAACAACCCGAACAAAGATATCAGGAAGCAAGAGATTGGTTAAAAGAAAATGGATTCACATCTACATCAGAATATTTGATTCATGCATCAGAGATTGCACTAGAGAAGGGACTTTTTCCACACACTAATGCAGGAAATTTGAGTTTTGAAGAGATGAAGGAACTGAGGAAAACAAATGTTTCAATGGGATTAATGCTTGAAAACATTAGTGAGAGATTAACAGAAAAAGGAATGCCACACTATTTGGCATCAAGTAAGAGACCAAAAGCAAGGTTAGAGATATTAGAGAATTCTGGAAAATTACATATTCCAATGACTACAGGGATTCTTGTAGGAATAGGTGAGACAATAGAAGAGGTTGTCGATTCGTTATTAGCAATCAAGGAGTTACATCAGAAATATGGAAATATTCAAGAGATAATTTTACAAAATTTCCAACCAAAACAAGACACCAGAATGAAAGATGAACCATCAGCTGATGAAAAATATTTCAAAACAATTGTCGCATTATCTAGAATAATTATGCCAGAGATGAACATACAGATTCCTCCAAATCTTTCTCCAAGATCGTATCAGAGCTTTTTATCAGTCGGGATTAATGATTGGGGAGGGATTTCACCTTTGACCCCGGATTTTGTAAATCCAGAATTTTCTTGGCCAGAAATAAACAAAGTTGATGAAAATTCAAAAAACGCAGGATTTAATCTGAAATGCAGATTTCCAATATATCCAGAGTTCTTTTCTTTTATTAGTAAAGAATTACAAGAGAGGATGAAAGAGATTCAAAATGAGGAAGGGCTAGTTAAAGAGGAGTATTGGAGATGACAATGAACATAGACTCACTTTTCAAAAATGCAGACCCAGTTATTTCAGAGATTCTAAACAGAGCATTATCAGAAAAAGAGATTACTGTTAAAGAAGGACTAGAATTGTACGACACATCAGGTATTGACTTTCATTTAGTAGGACTAGTTGCAGATGAACTAAGAAGGAGAAGAGTAGGAGATATCGTATCATATGTAGTAAATAGAAATATCAATTTTACAAATGTCTGCATAAAACAATGTGGATTTTGTGCATTTAGTAGAGACTTTAGAGAAGAAGAAGGGTATTTTCTTCCAACTGAGGAGATTGTTCGCAGAGCAAAAGAAGCACATCAATTAGGAGCAACAGAGGTTTGCGTTCAAGCAGGTCTTCCACCAGATATGGAAGGAGATGTGTATGAGAATATTTGTAGAGAAATCAAAAAAGAAGTTCCGGATATTCATATTCATGGTTTTTCACCAGAAGAAATTTTGTATGGAGCAACACGTTCAGGAGTAGATATTAAAGAATTTCTAAAGAGAATGAAAGAAGCAGGTGT encodes the following:
- the cofG gene encoding 7,8-didemethyl-8-hydroxy-5-deazariboflavin synthase subunit CofG; this translates as MNNLVFDSESLNHILEGKNVSNQEIIEIYQNAVKDPNELFSTAQILRKKYKGNAVTFSKKAFFNIVNLCKDSCSYCTYKAEPGEEKLSLMSKQQITELLELAKKYRCVEALFVTGEQPEQRYQEARDWLKENGFTSTSEYLIHASEIALEKGLFPHTNAGNLSFEEMKELRKTNVSMGLMLENISERLTEKGMPHYLASSKRPKARLEILENSGKLHIPMTTGILVGIGETIEEVVDSLLAIKELHQKYGNIQEIILQNFQPKQDTRMKDEPSADEKYFKTIVALSRIIMPEMNIQIPPNLSPRSYQSFLSVGINDWGGISPLTPDFVNPEFSWPEINKVDENSKNAGFNLKCRFPIYPEFFSFISKELQERMKEIQNEEGLVKEEYWR